A stretch of DNA from Methanosarcinales archaeon:
AGGTGTTATGCTATTTGGCCCACCCGGGACCGGGAAAACCATGCTGGCAAAAGCAGTATCCCATCAAACCAGTGCAACTTTTTTGAGATTGGTGGGTTCAGAACTGGTTCAGAAATATATAGGGGAAGGAGCCAGGATGGTCAGGGAACTTTTCAAACTTGCAAAGGATAAAGCCCCAAGCATAATATTTATTGATGAACTTGACTCTATTGGAGCCAAACGGTATGACGGTGCCACTGCAGGAGACCGGGAAGTTCAGCGCACTTTGATGCAGTTACTGGCTGAAATGGACGGTTTTAATCCCAGAGGTGATGTCAGGTTGCTGGCTGCTACCAACAGGCTGGATATCCTGGACCCGGCACTTTTACGCCCTGGAAGGTTTGATCGTTTTATCGAAGTAATTCTTCCTAACAATGAGGCCAGGGTTCAAATCTTAAAGATACATACCAGAAACATGAATCTCTCAAAGGATGTAGACTTCAATAATCTGGCAAAACTTACTGAAGGCACAAGTGGTTCCGGATTAAAAGCCATTGCTACCGAAGCAGGGATGTTCGCCATACGCAATGAAAAAGATTGTGTTGAAGTTGACGACCTCATAAATGCCATAAAAAAAGTTGTGGGAGAAAAAGATTCATCAGGCAGTGTCTCAGAGAATATGTTCGCTTGATAGTTTTCACATTTTTCTTAAACCACTCATCCTATATATTTTTTAACACAAATCTCATATCGCAGATTTTATCACTTAAAACTGAAATCAGGTATAGGAATTATATGACTGATCAATACCAAAATATTGTTGAAAAAGATTCAAAATTTGTTTTTCAGAATTATACACGCCAGCCTATTGCATTGGTAAGAGGAAAAGGGTCTGTAGTATGGGATAGTAATGGTAAAGAATACATTGATTGTATAGCTGGAATAGCGGTTAATAACATTGGGCATTGCCATCCTGCCATTGTTGAAGCAGTTAGTAAACAGTCATCTGAATTGATACATGTATCAAATTTGTATTACAACAAGCAGCAATCAGACCTCGCAGCTCAATTGGTGCCCAGGACTGGAATGGACCGAGTATTTTTCTGCAATTCAGGGACTGAAAGCATAGAAGGAGCATTGAAACTGGCAAGACGTGCCACCGCCCGTACAGATTTTATTGCCGCTGAACACAGTTTTCATGGCAGGACCATGGGTTCATTGAGCGTGACCCATAAATTGCAATACCGCACTCCCTTTGAACCCCTGATTAAGAAGGTGGATTTTATTCCTTTTAATGATATTGAATCATTAAAAGAGAAGATTTCACAAAATATCGCCGCAGTTCTCCTTGAACCGATCCAGGGCGAAGGAGGGGTCAGAATTCCAGATAATGAATACCTAAAAGGAGTCCGGGATATCTGTGATGATAACAACACCCTCTTAATATTTGATGAGGTCCAGACAGGATTTGGCAGGACAGGCCGCTGGTTCGGTTGGGAACATTCAGGGGTTATACCTGATATTATGACTTTAGCCAAGGCATTAGCAGGTGGTCTGCCTATGGGAGCTATGTTAGCAACAGAAGAAATTGCATCAAAGATGCAAAAAGGAGATCATGCAGCCACGTTCGGCGGGGGTCCCCTGGTATGTGCTGCAGCTATCGCATCCTTGAATGTAATTGAAAAAGAGAACCTTGTTGATAGCTCAGCCAGGATGGGCGGTTATTTGATGGATTCTCTGACAAATCTAGAACTGGATAATGTCTTGGAGATACGGGGCAAAGGATTAATGATCGGCATTGAACTAAGTATCAAATGCGGGCCTGTTGTAGATTATGCCAGAAATAACGGTGTGCTGCTAAATTGTACTTCAGAATCAGTGTTAAGGTTCGTGCCGCCTTTGACGATTACCAAAGAGCAGATAAACCGTGTAATAGAAGTAGTTACGAAAGGTATTCAGGAAGCAGAATGATTCGCACTAAATACATGCTGAATAAATCTGTAATGGGCATAAAAGAATATGTTCCTGGCAAATCTATTGAAGAGATAGTCGAAAGTTACGGAATAAAACCTGAGAACATTATCAAACTGGGTTCAAATGAGAATCCATTGGGCCCATCACAAAAGTCAGTAGAAGCTGTGCGGGCAATTGCAGACAAGATAAATATATATCCTTCAGTGGACGCAGCAGAACTTCGAATAGCACTATCACAATATGTAGGTTATCCTGCAGACCAGGTGGTCATGGGTGCAGGAATGGACGGTGTTGTAGACACCATGATGCGATTATTCATCCAGCCAGGTACATCTGCAGTAATTACGACTCCCACTTTCTCGTATTATGAGATCGCAGTAAGATCAGCAGGTGGTAGCCCTGTTTTTGTTAAACGACAATCAGATTTCAGTATTGATACAAAAGCCGTGCTGTCATCAATTGATGAAAATACCAGGATCATTTTTTTATGTTCGCCCAATAACCCAACCGGAAACACAATTTCTGAAGCAGATGTCAGAACCATAGTAGAATCCACCAATACTATTGTGTTCCTGGATGAAGCATACGTGGAATTCGCACGAAAAAGTCTAACAGGTCTTGTAGCAGAATACGATAATCTTGTAATTGGCCGTACAATGTCAAAGACCATGGGCCTTGCAGGTCTGAGAATTGGCTACGGTATAGTCCCTCATTGGATTTATAAAGAATATATGAAGGTCACAACTCCTTTTTCGATCAGCAGAATAGCTGTTGCAGCCGGGCTTGCAGCACTCGAAGACTCAGAATTCACAAAAAGGACAATTCAAAATGTGCAGATAGGCAGGAAATTTTTGACAGAAGGCTTATCTAATTACTGTAAAGTTCATCCTTCAGAAGGAAACTTTATCATGATCGATGTAAAACCGAAAAAAAGCAGTGATGTGACCGAAGCACTGCTCGCACGGGGGATAATTGTAAGGGATTGCTCCTCTTTCAAGGATGCAGGCGAGAACCTTATCAGGATTACGGTGGGCACTCCATCTCAGAACAAACACGTAGTAAGTGCACTTGCCGAGATATTGCAGTTATGATTATTGCATTAACAGGGACACCAGGCACGGGAAAGACCACTATATGCAATTCTCTTAAAAAACAGTTTAAGATCATTGATCTGAATAGACTGGTAATAGAGAACGGACTACACCTTGGGCAAGATGAAAAGCGCGGCTCACTGATTGCTGATCTGGATGCTCTAAAAGAAAAAGTTCATGCAATACTAAAAGACGAAACCTCAAATGTAGTAATTGAAGGCCACTTATCTCATTATCTTTCAGGTTATGATGCGGTTATTGTACTCAGAACCCATCCTAACGTACTTGGTCAGCGCCTTGAGTCAAGAGGATATGCCCGGGAAAAAATAATTGAAAATATAGAAGCTGAGGCACTGGATGTGATATTGATCGAGGCTGTGGAATTATGCGAAATGGTATATGAGGTTGAAACCACCACATCGACACCAACTCAAGCAAGTCTTGAGATACAATCCGTAATACAACTGGTGGAAGCCGAAGATTTTGGAAAACTTGAAAAATATTTGCCTGGTCGATTTGATTGGAGTGAAGAGGTGTTCTGATGACATTGAATACTTATAGACCGTATGTAAGTTTTGTACTCGAACCCTCGGCCAGTGCCCTTGCTCGATTGAAGCTGACGCCCAATAAGGTATCTTTACTGTCATTAATATTCGCAACTCTTGCAGGATTATCATATTATTATTCGTTTAATAATCAATTTTATCTAGTTACGGCCCTTGTGTTTGTTATTTTAAACTCTTTCACAGATGCCATTGATGGTGTAATGGCAAGAAAGATGAACCTGCAATCAGAGAGGGGCGATTTTCTTGACCATGTAATCGATAGATATGCTGATACTTTTATAATCTGCGGAATTTTTTTTGCAGGTTATACCAACTGGATGATAGGAGTTTTTGCTATAACAGGAGTGTTAATAACCAGTTATATGGGAACCCAGGCCCAGGCAGTAAGCGGAAAAAGGCATTATGGTGGCATTATGGGCAGAGCAGACCGCCTAGCATTAATTATCATAGTAAGTGGAATCAACGTTGTATATTCCATGGAAATATACAATATGCAGCTGTTAGGCTGGTTGATCGTTGTAATTGCTGTAACATCCCACTTTACAGCACTGCAGAGGTTTGTTCATATCTGGGTTGAGATAGAAGGTAAATAATCTTTTTTCCGTAGGTTTTATCGTTAATGCAATAATTATAGTTTCAACTGTATAATTTTAATTAATTATACCAATGCACAATATAGGACGTAACAATGCCCGAACCAACAATAACTATTCAAAACGTAGTAGCTTCTACAAAATTAGCAGACAGCTTTGATCTAGTCAGCATCGAGCCAAAACTTGAAGGTGCTGAGTATAATAAATCTAAGTTTCCGGGTATGGTCTACAGAGTAACTGAGCCAAAAGCAGCTTTTTTGATATTTTCTTCAGGTAAAGTTGTATGTACGGGTGCAAAAAAAGTGGAAGATATTGACGTAGTAATTGACAACGTAGCCAATACGTTCAAATCACTGGGCATTGATGTTTACCCTAATCCTGAGATAACCATACAGAATATAGTAGCTTCTGCAGATCTTGGTACAAACTTGAATTTAAATGCAATTGCAGTAGGTTTGGGTTTTGAGAACATCGAGTATGAACCAGAACAGTTCCCAGGTCTTGTGTACCGGATAAAATCACCAAAAATCGTGGTGTTGATATTCAGTTCCGGAAAATTGGTAATTACAGGTGGAAAGTCCCCTGATGATTGTCAAAAGGGGGTTGAAATTGTAAAGGAACAACTGGAAAGTTTATCTTTGCTGTAGGTAAGGTTCTTATTTTGTCATCATATCGTGAAGCTGTGGCCAAGAGTCTGATTATAGATGATGAGATCAAAGAGCTCATTAAAAAGGAAGACCGGGATTTCAGGATTTGCACTTCTTGCAGCGGTCCCTTATTGATCCCTACTGATATAGTGCCTTCCAAACCCAGCGATCTTGAAGTTGAAATAGGAGATAATTCACTATTTATTTCATTTAACCAGGCAAGATATACGCATCGTTTTCACAAATCATTATTAGACCAATATTATTGGGTAATGGAAATGGGTCTTGAATGCGATATTGATTAGATATGTAATTAATATGTTTGCATACCCTGATCCCAAACAGGTTCAGGGGAAAATTGCTGGTGTTGCTCTTCAGTTTTAAGGCAGTATTGTCGTCTGTTACGATTGCCCATACGTTCAAGTTTTCCCTCTCTGTACATACGTGACAGATATGTGGAAACAGTGCTGAGATTTATATTGGAATAAACCCTGTCATAATCTCTTTTTACTTCCAATGAAGTAAACCACTGGTCCTTATACTCAAAAATCAAGAATAATTCCAGTCGTTCTTTAATAGTAAGGGATTCGTTCTTCAACCGGCTGTATTCATCTTCAGCTAATTGAAGACCACGAGTCCCTCTTTGTTTGGTTGGTTTATGTATGGTTGGTTGCGATGAATAATTAGAAGTTTGGGGTGGCACCATTTGTCGTATTTTGGATTCTTGTGTTATGGGTTGTTGTGAAATAGGTTGTTGTGGGTTTGGCCACTGGTTTTGTACGGCAGCAGCTTGATATGAAGAAACTGGCGATGATGTGGTTTGTAAACTCATCAGTTGATTGACAAGATCTAAAATGGCTTCTGGAGTAGGGATACCTTGAATTTGCAGATCTTTATTGATCCCATTATCCATAGTAATTTCGAGCCTTATCTTCATTTTTTCCTCAAACGCTCTCTTAAGAATAAGAAGACAGGCGTACATCCCCTCAGATTACGGCCCTGTCTTTTTTTTATCCATCCTCTCCGATTTTTTGTATATGGTAGTTGATGTGAACATGCAAACAACTTGTTTGTTTGTAGTCGACATGTGAATAGATATCAATACTCACATATATACTTTTCAATGGAAATAAGGGTTAATTGCTGTATGTATCAATTTTAGACAGATTAACACAGTTTTATTATTAAATAAACCAAAAAACAGGTCATTTTTTACATTCATACCATCACAACACATATTTCCCATAAAAAATAACTCTTATTATTCAGTTTATTTCTCCAATTGAAATGATGGGGTTGAGTATTATTAAATTAATACAGTTATTAACACCTAATCACAAATAAAATTTACTTGCGACGCATTCACATATTTACACCCCATCAAAACTTGTGCTGAAGTCTGTAAAAGTGTGTATATGAGAATATTCTGGTAAAATATCAATTTCACCATACTGTGACGTATAAATACAATATATTCAATATCAATTAAAGAAACATAGTGAGTGTAATGTCCACAGAACAAATTATATCAGGAACCATAATTTACGCAGATGATTTCGAAGTAATTGAGGGATATCTTTGTATTAAGGACGAAAAGATAACTGAAATCGGGACTGATACAGCAGTAGATGCTGATATGAGTGGTTTAATAGCCCCGTGTTTTGTAAACGCACACATACATGTTGGCGATTCAATCTTTAAAGACCCCCCAATAACTGACCTTGACAGGCTTGTAAAACCTCCCTTTGGCCTTAAACACCAGATGCTTCGATGGGCATCAGTAAAGGATCTTCAGGATGCGATATGTGGAACTTTGGAGGATATGATAGCTACAGGGACTTGCACTTTCTGTGATTTTCGTGAGGGGGGATTAGAAGGAACATCAATATTAACTGATATCCTGTCAGGGTTTGAAGGATTAACAAGTTTAGTCTTGAGCAGAGCAGAGGAACCAGACAACCCAAAACCCGGTGAAATTGACAGACTTCTGGAAGTCAGCAGCGGTATAGGTATGAGTGGCGTTAATGATGCTTCAATTGGTATTATTGAAGAATGTGTAAAAGCAGCACATTCAGCAGGCAAAATGTTTGCCATTCACGGTGGTGAAAAAGACACATCTGATATATCAGCAGCTATTGGCCTGGGCCCGGATTTTATTGTGCATATGACCCACGCATCAGAGTCAGATATCAAACATCTTTCTGAGGTTGATATACCTGTAGTAATATGTCCCAGATCGAATTTCATAACTGGAGTAGGTGCACCCAATCGGCCGCCCATAAAAATGATGCTGGATGCAGGATTAACTGTGGCAGTTGGGACCGATAATGTAATGTTGAACTCTGTGAACATGTTCTCAGAAATGGAGGTCCTGTCAAAAGTGTATGGGCTGGATGACAGACAGGTATTTAAGATGTGCACACTAAATGGAGCAAAAATACTTGGACTTGATCAGGAATTAGGTTCAATATTGGAGGGGAAAAAACCCAAACTCATGGTATTGGATGATGACTCTCCAAATTTGTCAAATAGCAGCAATCTTATATCCAGTCTTGTCAGAAGGGGGAGACCGGACGATATAGTAGCAATAATAAAATAATGGAGGGAGAAGTCCTTGAAAAGCGAATTATTCCAAAAAATTGTTTTAGCAACCGATGGGTCTGAATATTCATCCAATGTTGTCAAATATGCCATAGAACTGGCAAGGATCTCAGAAGCAAAAATTTATGCAATTTATGTAGTTGATACGGGTGTATTCACATCCATACCCATGGATGTGGCATGGACAAATATGTACGAATTACTGAAAAAGGAAGGTGATGATGCAACCAGTAAGGTTGAATCAAAAGCCATGGCTGCCAATATCGAAGTAGAGAGTTTCACAGTGGAAGGACACCCGGCAGAAGAGATAATAAAACTTGCCGAGGACAAATCTGCTGATATCATAGTCATGGGTACTTTAGGGAAAAGCGGTCTTGACAGATTCCTTCTGGGCAGCGTGGCTGAGAAGATTTCAAGGACTTCCAAGATTCCTGTGATGATAGTAAGAGGAAAAAAACCCAAATAATTCGACACCTGTCAAAAGGCAAATAAGGAGATTAACTATGCCCAATTATACTACAGTAGAAGACTTGATGGTTAGAGATGTAGCCTACGCAACATTACCTGGTTCCAGGGATGAAGTGCTTGATATCCTTAAAAGCAAACACGTATCCGGGGTACCAGTTGTCAAAAATGGTGATTTAGTGGGTATTGTAACAAGGACAGATCTATTAAAAAATCCAGAAGAAGAGCAACTTGCGATCTTAATGACCAGGGATCCAATAACCATTACTCCACAAGAATCTATTGTGGAAGCATCAAGGGTGATTTTTGAACATGGAATCAGGAGACTTCCCGTAGTAGAGAATAGTACACTTGTAGGACTAATCACCCTGGCAGATGTTGTTGGATCAATTGCCAATTTTAATATAACAGAACCAATTGGAAATTTAATCAATGATCAAACAATTATAATATGGGATGAAACTCCTGTTTCAATGGTGGGAATGATAATGGAAATGGCAGAGGTCAAGTCAGCACCCGTAGTAAATCTATCAAGGGAATTACTGGGCGTTATAGCTGATAAAGATCTTATCAATATGAGTGTAATTGTGGATTCAACAGAGATCTCGGATATGTCTGCCGGGTCAGATGATGATGAATGGACATGGGAGTCAATGCGAGATACCATGAGCCTTTATTATAGTGTCTCCAAGATCAGACTCCCTGATGCTCCGGTAAAAGAAGCTATAAAATTAAAAAGTGAACCTGTAACTGTTGTTCCAAGCACCACTGTCAGCGACTGTGCCAGGAAATTGAAACGGAATAACATTGACCAGATGCCTGTTCTGTCCCCCAGCAATAAACTTATTGGAATGGTACACGACTTTGACCTGCTTAAGGCATTTGTGTAAATTCAAATGTTTCTAAATTGGCGATACTTTAATTGCCATTAAGAACAATTTAAAACAAATCAGAGGTAAATAGAAATGGCAAAAAAGAAAGAATCAGGTAGCGGACTACAATCGTCAGCTGGCCTTATGCGCTATTATGAAGCTGATGAGACCGCATATTCCATTGATCCTAAATTTGTAGTAATCGTGGGAATAGCCATTGGAATTTTGATTTTGGTATTTAATTATCAGTTCGGTCTATGGCCTTGAACTAATTTCACATTTTTTTTTGTAACCATTTTACAAACTTTCGCATAGCTTTGCCCCTATGAGATAACTGGTTCTTCGCTTTATCATCCAGCTCTCCAAAGGTTAATCCATTGTGTAAGAAAATAGGATCATAGCCAAATCCATTTGTGCCCCGTTCTTTATACGATATAGTCCCTTTGACCTCACCTGTAAAAGTGATCGGTTCACCACCAGGTTCACAAAATCCCACAACAGTCCTGAATACTGCAGTCCTGTCTTTTTCTTCTTCCATCAATTTCAAAATTTTCTGATTGCCTAAGTGGTCTTCAACATATCTGGAATATGGACCCGGAAAACCATTTAGAGCTTTGATAAATATACCGCTGTCATCTACCATTACCGGTTTATTAACATTCTCTGCACACCACCTGGCCCCGTAAGCAGAAATGGACTCCAGATCATCTGCCTGCAGTTCCGGATAGTCACAGTCTATCTCTTCCACTTCAAAACCCACCTGTTTTAAAATATTTCTGCCTTCCCTGATTTTATTGGCATTTCCTGTTGCAAAATATATCTTATGCATAACGTCCCCTGCCTTCGATCTCTTTTACCCTTTGAAGAATATTATCAGCATCTGAAAAAGTTGTACGGTATCCGTCAGAAAAGGTAGTTATCATGGTTTCATGATCATTATGTGTGCTCTCAAAGGTCTGGAAAAGCACATGGACATCGACGCCTCTTGCTTCCAGTGAATTATCATAAAAAGCTAATCCAAAGTCAATAAGATAAATCCTGTTGTCGTAAAAGATCATATTTGAAGTGGTAAGATCTCCGTGGATAATTCCAGCCGAATGAAGCTTACCAACAACTATACCGATGGTATGACTTAAATGGGGTGTCAGGATATCTTTCACTTTGAGCCCGTCAATGTATTCCATTGTTATTTCAAAGTCTTCAATATCAAATATTATCGGAGTGGGAACACCGTTGCGCCTTGATTCTGAAGTAATCCGGCATTCAGCTTTTGTACGCTCCCGACGAATGGTATTGTCCAGTGCTTCCAGACGGTACTTTTTAGGTATACGTTTTTTTATGACCATTTTATCCCTGAGCTCAACTTTGGCCTCGGCACCCATTGCCAGATACATGGTTGTGAATTGATGAGAAATAATATAAAGTTGGTTATTTCCGGGTTTTTGGTTCTAGTTCACAGCCCAAGGGTCCCATATCATTTAGTTCATCGACAAATCTAGTGATCTCACTGGCAAACTTTTCACCTTCGCTGGCTGCTATCCAAGCTGTCTTTACACGTTGTGGCTCGATTCCGATCTCAACCAGCAGTTCCTTCAGGATATCCATTCGCTGCTGTGTCTTTACATTACCTGTCAAATACCGGCATTCTCCCATCCTGCAGCCTGCGATAAGTACTCCATCAGCACCACTTTTCAGTGCTTCCAGTACAAAAGCAGGATCTACTCTACCTGTACACCTAACACGAATGGCCCTCAGGTTTGTAGGGTACCCGGCTCCCAGTGAACCTGCCAGATCAGCAGCAGCATAGCTGCACCAGTGGCACAAAAACCCGATGATCAATGGTGTTTCTTTGATATCCTGTGTAGCCGCATGGATCTGGGCCAAAATTTGCTCGTCTGTGGAGTGTCTGGGTTGGAGGGCTCCCCTGGGGCAGGCCGCAGCACAGACACCGCAACCACTACATGTTAACTCGTTCACCACAGCTACACCCTCTTTTACTTCAATTCTTGCATAAGGACAGACTTCCTCACACAACCGACAACCATTGCAGAGCTCATCAATTACTTTGACGCTCATGACATCTTTTGAGATACTGCCGCCACTTAGCAGGCTCTGTGCCCGTGCGGCAGCAGCTATGCCCTGGGCAATGGAGACCTGGATCTCTTTAGGACCAGAAGCACAACCAGCAACGAACACTCCTCTTGTGTGGGTGTCAACTGGCCGCATCTTTGGGTGGGCTACCTGGATGAACCTGTCAGGCCGCCTGGTCAGGTTCAGGGTGCTGATGATATTATTTGCATCATCGTTTGCCTCAAGTCCCACAGATAATACTACAAGATCCACAGTTTCATCAATGATCTCTTCTGTCATGGTATCCTCGTAGGTGATCACGGCTTCACCATCCACTTCTTTTACAGATGCCACCCGTCCCCTAATGAATTCGACTCCTTTTTCCTGGTTTCTGACATAATATTCTTCATAATTCTCACCGCCGGCCCTGATGTCAATATAATGGACGCTTACCTTTGTTTCAGGGTCACGGTCCTTAATATGCCCTGAGTTCTTTATTGCCGCCATGCAGCAAACCCTGGAACAGTAGGGATTGCCTACAGTTTCGTCCCTGCTTCCTACACATTGGATGAAAGCCACTCGTTTGGCAGGTTGCCCGTCAGATGGCCGCACTACCTGGCCGTGGGTGGGACCCGAAGAATTCAGCATTTGCTCAAGTTCCATACTGGTAATGACATTCTTGATCCTTTTATAGCCGTATTCGGGCTTTCTGGCTGCATCAAAGGGATGGTACCCTGTAGCAACAATAATTGCACCTACATCAAACTCCACTGTTTGTGCTTCTTGCTTGAAGTCCACAGCTTGTGGTACACAGGCCTTTTCACACAACCCGCAACCTACACAATTCATGTGATCAACTACTGCTACCAGGGGTACAGCCTGGGGTGACGACAGATAAATTGCTTTACACAGGCTTAAACCTCCATCATATTCAACTGGTACCTGAATAGGACAGACTGATTCGCATAGTTCGATACAGCCTTTGCATTTTGATTCATCCA
This window harbors:
- a CDS encoding hydrogenase iron-sulfur subunit, translating into MHIGVYICHCGSNIAGNLDVESVRKFAGTLPDVVVSKDINYTCSDAGQDEIKADIKQFDLDRVVVAGCSPRLHEITFQRAAQAAGLNPYMVEIANIREQCSWVHKDSYQYATQKAKDLLAMSVARARLLTPLTVESVPANQDVLVIGGGVTGIQSALNMADTGIKVHLVERESSIGGWMARLNEVFPTNDCSMCVLAPKMSEVADHPNITLHAYSEINTISGHIGNFHVSVVHKPRYVDESKCKGCIELCESVCPIQVPVEYDGGLSLCKAIYLSSPQAVPLVAVVDHMNCVGCGLCEKACVPQAVDFKQEAQTVEFDVGAIIVATGYHPFDAARKPEYGYKRIKNVITSMELEQMLNSSGPTHGQVVRPSDGQPAKRVAFIQCVGSRDETVGNPYCSRVCCMAAIKNSGHIKDRDPETKVSVHYIDIRAGGENYEEYYVRNQEKGVEFIRGRVASVKEVDGEAVITYEDTMTEEIIDETVDLVVLSVGLEANDDANNIISTLNLTRRPDRFIQVAHPKMRPVDTHTRGVFVAGCASGPKEIQVSIAQGIAAAARAQSLLSGGSISKDVMSVKVIDELCNGCRLCEEVCPYARIEVKEGVAVVNELTCSGCGVCAAACPRGALQPRHSTDEQILAQIHAATQDIKETPLIIGFLCHWCSYAAADLAGSLGAGYPTNLRAIRVRCTGRVDPAFVLEALKSGADGVLIAGCRMGECRYLTGNVKTQQRMDILKELLVEIGIEPQRVKTAWIAASEGEKFASEITRFVDELNDMGPLGCELEPKTRK